The Microbacterium sp. Nx66 genome contains a region encoding:
- a CDS encoding FAD-dependent oxidoreductase, with the protein MRTQTVEADIIVVGGGLAGVSAAVAAARLGRRTVLINNRPVLGGNSSSEVRVWVCGATAHGNQRWARETGIIGEMYRENQFRNPEGNPVYWDDVVLDIVRREPNLTLFLNTEVLEAEATGPDDARRVRSVTGWTMGSEIRTVFRGPLFLDCTGDGLVGRLVGARHRLGKESRSEFGEDWAPEQPVREFLGSTLLFYTKDLGHPVKYVAPESAKDISTTPIPSSRIIRSGDSGAHYWWIEWGGTLDIVDDNEAIRDELRAVILGIWDHIKNSGEFDADNLTLEWIGNIPGKREYRRFIGDYTLRQQDILEQTSFDDGIAFGGWSIDLHPAEGMYATGAGAVQRFSDGVFEIPFRSLYSVNVDNLLMAGRDISATHIAFGAARVMATCAAMGEAAGTAAALCYAHDATPRELYENHRAELRQTLLRADASLIGVANEDPSDLARTAAVTASSTLRTIGTPESTVAAATPHTLTDDLGIVVPVHPRLDTTELLLSAEADTQVMVEVWSTGRPQNIVPAVLEHRTVIDVAAGGPSWVRAETPFAPEEPQNAIVVLRANPQVHVQLASELPPGVLTLVHRVDNDDRNVQVDRDGLLVQWPTKPLRGRVPAFRTSPDSEAVAPERAVSGYNRPFGGPHLWASAPEAEGPQWLRLDWEQPVTASEIRLVFDDDVDLELNTLHHHRSPDEVLPQLVRDYRVEVQQAGSEEWRTVAEEHDNRHRLRVHPLPADLGAFTAARLVVERTNGVAEARVIAFRVQS; encoded by the coding sequence ATGCGCACCCAGACCGTCGAAGCCGACATCATCGTCGTCGGCGGCGGCCTCGCCGGAGTGAGCGCCGCCGTCGCGGCCGCCCGCCTCGGCCGACGTACCGTGCTGATCAACAACCGGCCGGTACTCGGCGGCAACTCCTCGTCGGAGGTGAGGGTCTGGGTGTGCGGAGCGACCGCCCACGGCAACCAGCGGTGGGCGCGGGAGACCGGGATCATCGGCGAGATGTACCGGGAGAACCAGTTCCGCAACCCCGAGGGCAACCCCGTGTACTGGGACGACGTGGTGCTCGACATCGTGCGCCGCGAGCCCAACCTCACGCTGTTCCTGAACACGGAGGTGCTCGAGGCCGAGGCCACCGGACCCGACGACGCCCGTCGGGTCCGGTCGGTCACCGGCTGGACGATGGGCTCCGAGATCCGCACGGTCTTCCGCGGGCCCCTGTTCCTGGACTGCACGGGCGACGGGCTGGTCGGCCGTCTCGTCGGCGCCCGGCACCGGCTGGGCAAGGAGAGCCGCAGCGAGTTCGGTGAGGACTGGGCGCCCGAGCAGCCCGTGCGCGAGTTCCTCGGCTCGACGCTCCTCTTCTATACGAAGGATCTCGGGCACCCGGTGAAGTACGTCGCGCCGGAGAGCGCGAAGGACATCTCGACCACCCCGATCCCCTCGTCGCGCATCATCCGCAGCGGCGACAGCGGGGCGCACTACTGGTGGATCGAGTGGGGCGGCACGCTCGACATCGTCGACGACAACGAGGCGATCCGCGATGAGCTGCGGGCGGTGATCCTCGGCATCTGGGACCACATCAAGAACTCCGGCGAGTTCGACGCCGACAACCTGACACTGGAATGGATCGGCAACATCCCCGGCAAGCGCGAGTACCGCCGCTTCATCGGCGACTACACGCTGCGCCAGCAGGACATCCTGGAGCAGACGTCGTTCGACGACGGCATCGCGTTCGGCGGCTGGTCCATCGACCTGCATCCCGCCGAGGGCATGTACGCGACGGGGGCGGGCGCGGTGCAGCGCTTCTCGGACGGCGTCTTCGAGATCCCGTTCCGCTCGCTGTACTCCGTCAACGTCGACAACCTGCTGATGGCAGGCCGCGACATCTCGGCCACGCACATCGCCTTCGGTGCCGCCAGGGTGATGGCGACATGCGCGGCGATGGGCGAGGCCGCGGGCACCGCCGCCGCCCTCTGCTACGCCCACGACGCCACGCCCCGGGAGCTGTACGAGAACCACCGTGCGGAACTCCGGCAGACGCTGCTGCGCGCCGACGCCTCCCTCATCGGAGTCGCGAACGAGGATCCCTCCGACCTCGCCCGCACCGCCGCCGTCACCGCGTCCAGCACCCTGCGCACGATCGGCACCCCGGAGAGCACCGTGGCCGCGGCGACCCCGCACACCCTGACGGACGACCTCGGCATCGTCGTCCCCGTGCACCCGCGCCTCGACACCACCGAGCTCCTGCTCAGCGCCGAGGCCGACACGCAGGTCATGGTGGAGGTCTGGTCCACCGGCCGTCCGCAGAACATCGTGCCCGCGGTGCTCGAGCACCGCACGGTGATCGACGTCGCCGCCGGTGGCCCGTCCTGGGTGCGGGCGGAGACGCCTTTCGCGCCGGAGGAGCCGCAGAACGCGATCGTCGTGCTCCGCGCGAACCCGCAGGTGCACGTGCAGCTCGCCTCCGAGCTGCCGCCAGGGGTGCTCACCCTCGTGCACCGCGTCGACAACGACGACCGCAACGTGCAGGTCGACCGCGACGGCCTCCTCGTGCAGTGGCCGACCAAGCCGCTGCGCGGCCGGGTGCCCGCGTTCCGCACGAGCCCGGACTCCGAGGCCGTCGCGCCGGAGCGCGCCGTCTCCGGCTACAACCGTCCGTTCGGCGGACCGCACCTGTGGGCGTCCGCCCCGGAGGCCGAGGGTCCGCAGTGGCTGCGCCTGGACTGGGAGCAGCCGGTCACGGCCTCCGAAATCCGCCTCGTGTTCGACGACGACGTGGACCTGGAGCTCAACACCCTGCATCACCACCGCAGCCCCGACGAGGTGCTGCCCCAGCTCGTGCGCGACTACCGTGTCGAGGTGCAGCAGGCGGGTTCCGAGGAGTGGCGCACCGTGGCCGAGGAGCACGACAACCGCCATCGCCTGCGGGTGCATCCGCTGCCGGCGGACCTCGGCGCCTTCACGGCCGCCCGCCTCGTGGTGGAGCGGACGAACGGCGTCGCGGAGGCACGCGTGATCGCGTTCCGAGTGCAATCGTGA
- a CDS encoding LacI family DNA-binding transcriptional regulator: MTTSPGGRVLPVARATRTGLIALAVPHLEEPYFAELGSRIVRGADDRGLAVLIVQTEGDHGREIDVANGVGLPPIDGLIHIPRSLTVADLTRRTSPGPLVLLGEHIQVSPFTHVTIDNRAAAYTATEHLLAVGCRRIAFVGRRDARPSDAADRRHAGYLEALAAAGIPADPALTAQVDAFTAEEGERVAGAMAAAVPDLDGIVCSNDSVALGALAALQAQGRNVPGDVAVVGIDDIRAACFAVPALSTIAPDHARLVDAAFTELERQIAAPPGADLPVRHVTVGARLIPRASTAR; encoded by the coding sequence GTGACCACCTCGCCCGGCGGCCGCGTGCTCCCCGTCGCGCGGGCCACCCGCACGGGACTCATCGCGCTCGCGGTGCCGCATCTGGAGGAGCCGTACTTCGCGGAGCTCGGCTCCCGCATCGTCCGCGGTGCCGACGACCGGGGGCTGGCGGTGCTCATCGTGCAGACCGAGGGCGACCACGGCCGCGAGATCGACGTCGCCAACGGCGTCGGCCTGCCACCCATCGACGGGCTCATCCACATCCCGCGCTCGCTCACGGTCGCCGACCTCACCCGCCGCACCTCCCCCGGGCCGCTCGTGCTGCTCGGCGAGCACATCCAGGTGAGCCCGTTCACGCACGTGACGATCGACAACCGGGCCGCCGCCTACACCGCCACGGAGCACCTGCTCGCGGTCGGCTGCCGCCGCATCGCCTTCGTCGGTCGCCGCGATGCCCGCCCGTCGGACGCCGCCGACCGTCGGCATGCCGGATACCTGGAGGCGCTGGCCGCCGCCGGAATCCCCGCCGATCCCGCACTCACCGCGCAGGTCGACGCCTTCACAGCCGAGGAGGGTGAACGCGTGGCGGGCGCCATGGCCGCCGCGGTCCCCGACCTCGACGGCATCGTCTGCTCGAACGACTCCGTTGCCCTCGGCGCCCTGGCCGCCCTTCAGGCCCAGGGACGGAACGTGCCGGGAGACGTCGCCGTCGTCGGCATCGACGACATCCGCGCCGCATGCTTCGCCGTCCCCGCCCTCAGCACCATCGCCCCCGACCACGCCCGCCTCGTGGACGCCGCGTTCACGGAGCTGGAACGGCAGATCGCCGCGCCCCCGGGAGCCGATCTCCCGGTGCGGCACGTGACGGTCGGCGCCCGGCTGATCCCGCGGGCGAGCACGGCCCGATGA
- a CDS encoding DeoR/GlpR family DNA-binding transcription regulator: MLVTERRERILALTRDRGTASIVELAATLQVSEMTVRRDIDQLAEEGAVERIRGGVRARGHQRLAPAPAASAERRAIVAAAADLVEPGMAVGISGGPTALALARELVRVPELTIVTNALPVSDLFSPPDRADAPYTQTVVLTGGVRTPSQALVGPVAVRALEHLHCDLVFLDAHGLDEQAGITTMNLLEAETNRALMAAGREVVVLAEHSRWGVVGLTTVADLSDIDRLITDDGLDDSARELLAAHVGTLHVAPRDGGDERALAAALAD, from the coding sequence GTGCTGGTCACGGAACGCCGCGAGCGCATCCTCGCCCTGACCCGCGATCGCGGTACCGCCTCCATCGTCGAGCTCGCGGCGACGCTGCAGGTGAGCGAGATGACGGTGCGGCGCGACATCGATCAGCTGGCCGAGGAGGGTGCGGTCGAGCGCATCCGCGGCGGCGTGCGGGCGCGAGGTCATCAGCGCCTGGCTCCGGCTCCCGCGGCCTCGGCCGAACGGCGTGCGATCGTCGCGGCGGCCGCGGATCTCGTGGAGCCCGGCATGGCCGTCGGCATCTCCGGCGGACCCACGGCGCTGGCGCTCGCGCGGGAGCTCGTGCGCGTCCCCGAGCTCACGATCGTCACGAACGCTCTGCCGGTCTCCGACCTGTTCTCGCCGCCGGATCGCGCGGACGCTCCGTACACGCAGACGGTCGTGCTCACCGGGGGCGTGCGCACGCCGTCCCAGGCGCTCGTCGGGCCGGTCGCCGTTCGCGCCCTCGAGCACCTGCACTGCGACCTCGTGTTCCTCGACGCCCACGGCCTCGACGAGCAGGCCGGCATCACGACCATGAACCTGCTGGAGGCCGAGACCAACCGGGCGCTCATGGCTGCAGGGCGGGAGGTCGTCGTCCTCGCGGAGCACAGCCGCTGGGGCGTGGTCGGACTCACGACCGTCGCCGACCTCAGCGACATCGACCGCCTCATCACCGACGACGGCCTCGACGACTCCGCGCGGGAGCTGCTCGCCGCCCACGTCGGTACCCTGCACGTCGCGCCGCGCGACGGCGGCGACGAACGTGCGCTCGCGGCGGCCCTCGCGGACTGA
- a CDS encoding acetylxylan esterase, producing MTFPEPYATWFPDAAFDGSYGRTEADLRAVLPVPAPPGFVDRWRRWRREAAAVDASPVILSTSEEQGRRVSVVEHAGVDGVRLRAWVVEPLHGTPRAGVVHGHGYGGREAVDLARVPDDVAAIYPVARGLGVLNAGVGAPEPTPEHVLAGIDDPERYVLGLCARDLWLAADVLVSVVGALPLYYVGESFGGGIGALALPWDDRFVGATLIVPSFGQYDERLAVPCLGSGETVRQHVQRHPEAREVLRWFDSSTSIGFAEVPVRVEAALWDQYVPPQGQFAVAAGARDLELAVLPAGHAEYPGWDDVTAAAIRDGRAHLERVLAR from the coding sequence ATGACCTTCCCCGAGCCCTACGCCACCTGGTTCCCCGATGCCGCATTCGACGGCAGCTACGGCCGGACCGAAGCCGACCTCCGTGCCGTGCTCCCGGTGCCCGCGCCGCCCGGGTTCGTCGACCGCTGGCGACGCTGGCGGCGGGAGGCCGCCGCGGTGGACGCGTCCCCCGTCATCCTGTCAACCTCCGAGGAGCAGGGCCGTCGGGTCTCCGTCGTCGAGCATGCCGGCGTCGACGGCGTGCGACTGCGCGCCTGGGTCGTCGAGCCCCTCCACGGCACGCCCCGCGCGGGTGTCGTGCACGGACACGGGTACGGCGGACGCGAAGCGGTCGACCTCGCGCGGGTGCCGGACGACGTCGCGGCGATCTATCCCGTGGCCCGCGGACTCGGCGTGCTGAACGCGGGAGTGGGTGCACCCGAGCCGACCCCGGAGCACGTGCTCGCGGGCATCGACGATCCGGAGCGCTACGTGCTCGGCCTGTGCGCGCGCGACCTGTGGCTGGCGGCCGACGTCCTCGTCTCGGTCGTCGGCGCGCTTCCTCTCTATTACGTCGGGGAGAGCTTCGGCGGCGGCATCGGCGCCCTCGCCCTGCCGTGGGACGACCGGTTCGTGGGGGCCACCCTGATCGTGCCGAGCTTCGGCCAGTACGACGAACGGCTGGCGGTGCCATGCCTGGGGAGCGGCGAGACCGTGCGTCAGCACGTGCAGCGCCACCCCGAGGCACGCGAGGTGCTGCGCTGGTTCGATTCCTCCACGAGCATCGGCTTCGCGGAGGTACCGGTCCGGGTGGAGGCGGCTCTCTGGGACCAGTACGTGCCGCCGCAGGGACAGTTCGCGGTCGCCGCGGGGGCCCGCGATCTCGAGCTGGCGGTGCTTCCGGCCGGCCATGCGGAGTATCCCGGGTGGGACGACGTGACGGCGGCCGCGATCCGCGACGGGCGCGCACATCTGGAGCGCGTGCTTGCCCGCTGA
- a CDS encoding glucose-6-phosphate isomerase family protein, producing MPEYQTPPISPMAIAFDAEKLTLSPEGPTLTRRMSDLEGLFRDHDAWAAAAAGEDPIVYTVVSSPVPEIERELPQSITTIMPGDTGGELWMTKGHQHPDHQGEIYLALHGRGGLLMFDGERTEWLDMLPGTIGYIPPGWAHRSVNTGDEPYSFLAVYPGGAGHDYGWVLEHGMGSRAFRAESGVDLRPYAE from the coding sequence ATGCCCGAGTACCAGACCCCGCCGATCTCCCCGATGGCGATCGCCTTCGACGCCGAGAAGCTCACCCTCTCCCCCGAAGGCCCCACGCTGACCCGGCGGATGTCCGACCTCGAGGGCCTGTTCCGCGACCACGACGCCTGGGCGGCCGCCGCCGCGGGCGAGGACCCGATCGTCTACACGGTCGTCAGCTCCCCTGTGCCCGAGATCGAGCGGGAGCTGCCGCAGTCGATCACGACGATCATGCCCGGCGACACCGGCGGCGAGCTCTGGATGACCAAGGGCCACCAGCACCCCGACCACCAGGGCGAGATCTACCTCGCGCTGCACGGCCGCGGCGGACTGCTCATGTTCGACGGCGAGCGCACTGAATGGCTCGACATGCTCCCGGGCACCATCGGCTACATCCCGCCGGGCTGGGCGCACCGCTCCGTGAACACCGGGGACGAGCCCTACTCCTTCCTCGCCGTGTACCCGGGTGGTGCAGGCCACGACTACGGCTGGGTGCTGGAGCACGGCATGGGCTCGCGGGCGTTCCGCGCGGAGTCCGGCGTCGACCTGCGTCCCTACGCGGAATAG
- the xylB gene encoding xylulokinase produces MIIAHDLGTTGNKASLHHDDGRLIAAVTVPYPAHFAAGGVAEQDPADWWHAVVTATRDLLARTGTAAADVAGLVVSGQMMGAVLLDPDGEPARPAIIWADTRAGAQQRELEAAVGAERAYGILGHRLNPTYSIEKVMWVRDNEPEVWERVRRVCVAKDFIVLRLTGRLATDRSDASGTNAYDQVAGTWSPEIIAAARLDPALFPEILESTQIAGPLTAAAADALGLHTSVRVVMGGGDGPLAAVGSGIVAPEDGAYVCLGTSSWISFAADAPLHDPAMRTFTFDNVVPGSFVPTATMQAGGASVQWIAEALSVDPAHPETGRLVAEAASDVDTDDLYFLPYLLGERSPLWDPDARGAFVGLARHHGRAHLVRAVLEGTAFNLLTCIQAFREAGATIDRIDAVGGGAQSDVYLAVLADVWGVPVRRRTIVEEANSLGAAVTGAVGLGLTDFSAARALSEVTAEFTPDPSRHAVYAERHARFTDAYTALAPWFAGRPH; encoded by the coding sequence ATGATCATCGCCCACGACCTCGGCACGACCGGGAACAAGGCGTCCCTGCACCACGACGACGGCCGCCTGATCGCCGCGGTCACGGTGCCGTATCCGGCGCATTTCGCGGCCGGCGGCGTCGCCGAGCAGGACCCGGCCGACTGGTGGCACGCGGTCGTCACGGCGACCCGCGATCTGCTCGCGCGCACCGGTACCGCCGCCGCCGACGTCGCCGGGCTCGTGGTCAGCGGGCAGATGATGGGCGCCGTGCTGCTCGATCCCGACGGAGAGCCCGCGCGGCCGGCGATCATCTGGGCCGACACCCGCGCCGGCGCCCAGCAGCGCGAGCTCGAGGCCGCGGTCGGCGCCGAGCGCGCGTACGGCATCCTCGGTCACCGCCTCAACCCCACCTATTCGATCGAGAAGGTCATGTGGGTCCGGGACAACGAACCCGAGGTGTGGGAGCGCGTGCGCCGGGTGTGCGTGGCCAAGGACTTCATCGTGCTGCGGCTGACCGGGCGGTTGGCCACCGACCGTTCGGACGCCTCCGGCACGAACGCGTACGACCAGGTCGCCGGCACGTGGTCCCCCGAGATCATCGCCGCCGCGCGGCTCGATCCCGCCCTGTTCCCCGAGATCCTGGAGTCGACGCAGATCGCGGGCCCGCTCACGGCCGCCGCGGCCGACGCGCTCGGGCTGCACACCAGCGTCCGTGTCGTCATGGGCGGCGGCGACGGACCGCTCGCCGCGGTCGGCTCCGGAATCGTGGCGCCCGAGGACGGCGCCTATGTCTGCCTCGGCACCTCGTCGTGGATCTCCTTCGCGGCGGACGCCCCGCTGCACGACCCCGCGATGCGGACCTTCACCTTCGACAACGTCGTCCCGGGCTCGTTCGTGCCGACCGCGACCATGCAGGCCGGCGGCGCCTCCGTGCAGTGGATCGCCGAAGCCCTCTCCGTCGACCCCGCGCACCCGGAGACGGGGCGCCTCGTCGCCGAGGCCGCGAGCGATGTCGACACCGACGACCTCTACTTCCTTCCCTACCTGCTCGGCGAGCGCTCCCCGCTGTGGGATCCCGACGCGCGCGGCGCGTTCGTCGGTCTCGCCCGCCACCACGGGCGCGCCCACCTCGTGCGCGCCGTGCTGGAGGGGACGGCGTTCAACCTCCTCACCTGCATCCAGGCGTTCCGCGAGGCCGGGGCGACGATCGACCGCATCGACGCCGTCGGCGGCGGGGCGCAGAGCGACGTCTACCTCGCCGTCCTCGCCGACGTCTGGGGAGTGCCGGTTCGTCGCCGCACCATCGTGGAGGAGGCGAACAGCCTCGGTGCCGCGGTCACGGGAGCCGTCGGTCTCGGCCTCACCGACTTCTCCGCCGCCCGAGCGCTCAGCGAGGTCACCGCCGAGTTCACGCCCGACCCCTCCCGGCATGCGGTCTACGCCGAGCGCCACGCGCGTTTCACCGACGCCTACACGGCCCTCGCGCCGTGGTTCGCCGGAAGGCCGCACTGA
- a CDS encoding phosphoglycerate dehydrogenase produces the protein MGVILVTSRSFSDGDLDLVGRAAQAGHRILRGPAHHDLDELRVLLHGADAWIAGTGPVTDAHLAAGPKLKVVARYGVGTEAVDLAAARERGIPVTNTPGANADAVADHAVGLMLAALRTIPDGDRRVRTGDWTVRRGRELGAATVGIVGFGRIGQGVARRLGGFGPRLLASDPFLPADLVRDRGAEPVTLDDLFRTADVITLHAPGGQQLVDADRLAGMRPGTVLVNTARGDLVDEQAVADALRDGILAGYAADTLDGDTAAHDSPLLDPALADRVIVTPHLGAQTTQAVDNMGALSLDDVIAVLRGADPAHPVPVPASAPEENR, from the coding sequence ATGGGCGTCATCCTCGTCACGAGCCGCTCCTTCTCGGACGGCGACCTCGACCTGGTCGGGCGCGCCGCGCAGGCCGGACACCGTATCCTCCGCGGACCCGCGCATCACGACCTCGACGAGCTGCGGGTGCTGCTGCACGGCGCCGACGCCTGGATCGCCGGCACCGGACCGGTCACCGACGCGCACCTCGCCGCCGGCCCGAAGCTCAAGGTCGTGGCGCGCTACGGGGTCGGCACCGAGGCGGTGGACCTCGCGGCGGCGCGCGAGCGCGGCATCCCGGTCACGAACACCCCCGGCGCGAACGCCGACGCGGTCGCCGACCACGCGGTCGGCCTCATGCTCGCCGCCCTGCGCACCATCCCGGACGGCGACCGCCGCGTGCGGACCGGCGACTGGACCGTGCGCCGCGGCCGGGAGCTCGGCGCCGCGACGGTCGGCATCGTCGGCTTCGGGCGGATCGGCCAGGGGGTCGCGCGGCGACTGGGCGGGTTCGGTCCGCGGCTGCTCGCCTCCGACCCGTTCCTGCCCGCCGACCTCGTGCGGGACCGCGGCGCCGAACCCGTCACCCTCGACGACCTGTTCCGCACCGCCGATGTGATCACCCTGCACGCCCCCGGCGGGCAACAGCTCGTCGACGCGGACCGCCTCGCCGGGATGCGGCCGGGCACCGTGCTCGTCAACACCGCCCGGGGCGACCTCGTGGACGAGCAGGCCGTGGCCGACGCGCTCCGCGACGGCATCCTCGCCGGGTACGCGGCGGACACCCTCGACGGCGACACGGCCGCGCACGACAGCCCCCTGCTCGACCCGGCGCTCGCCGACCGCGTCATCGTCACCCCGCACCTCGGTGCCCAGACCACCCAGGCCGTCGACAACATGGGGGCGCTGTCCCTCGACGACGTGATCGCGGTCCTCCGTGGCGCCGACCCCGCCCACCCCGTCCCCGTCCCCGCGTCCGCCCCCGAGGAGAACCGATGA
- a CDS encoding shikimate dehydrogenase family protein: protein MTTAATPSAPPATADYMGFVGVTTASSSIMKVFPLWADILGLPTRTLVGHDLPMDADPAQYRAMVEQIRDDPHHRGALVTTHKMNVYAAASDLFDELDPFAVSCAEISSIAKRGSTLSGRAKDPITVDLALRDFLPADHFARTGAEVVILGAGGSGTALSWALAERDDAPALITVTARTQDKLDHLREVHLQHGTPEGLLRYVVTETPEEADALVTAAPAGSVIANATGLGKDRPGSPLTDAVVFPQGAYVWEFNYRGSLEFLHQAEAQEDDRALHMVDGWRYFIHGWSQVVADVFDLDLTPETVERLAEAAESVR, encoded by the coding sequence ATGACCACCGCCGCGACGCCCTCCGCACCGCCCGCCACCGCCGACTACATGGGCTTCGTGGGCGTCACCACCGCCTCGTCGTCGATCATGAAGGTGTTCCCGCTGTGGGCCGACATCCTCGGCCTCCCCACCCGGACCCTCGTCGGCCACGACCTGCCGATGGATGCCGACCCCGCGCAGTACCGCGCCATGGTCGAACAGATCCGCGACGACCCGCACCACCGCGGCGCGCTCGTCACCACGCACAAGATGAACGTGTACGCGGCGGCGTCCGACCTGTTCGACGAGCTCGATCCGTTCGCGGTGTCCTGCGCCGAGATCTCGAGCATCGCCAAGCGCGGCTCCACGCTGTCCGGCCGCGCGAAGGACCCGATCACGGTCGACCTCGCGCTGCGCGACTTCCTGCCCGCCGATCACTTCGCGCGCACCGGTGCCGAGGTCGTCATCCTCGGGGCCGGTGGTTCCGGCACCGCCCTGAGCTGGGCCCTCGCCGAGCGGGACGACGCCCCCGCGCTCATCACCGTCACCGCGCGCACCCAGGACAAGCTCGACCACCTCCGCGAAGTGCACCTCCAGCACGGCACCCCGGAGGGACTGCTCCGCTACGTCGTCACCGAGACGCCGGAGGAGGCCGACGCTCTGGTCACGGCCGCCCCCGCGGGATCGGTCATCGCGAACGCCACCGGGCTCGGCAAGGACCGCCCCGGGTCGCCCCTGACCGACGCGGTCGTCTTCCCCCAGGGCGCGTACGTGTGGGAGTTCAACTACCGCGGATCGCTGGAGTTCCTGCACCAGGCCGAGGCGCAGGAGGACGATCGCGCGCTGCACATGGTCGACGGCTGGCGGTACTTCATCCACGGCTGGTCGCAGGTCGTGGCGGACGTGTTCGACCTCGACCTCACGCCCGAGACCGTCGAGCGCCTCGCGGAGGCTGCGGAGTCGGTGCGCTGA
- a CDS encoding phosphotriesterase family protein, whose amino-acid sequence MPAVRTVLGDIDPSQLGRVDYHEHLFQVSPLLVGDELDDEAASGEEAGLLRASGFEAMVDATPFGLGRGPAAVARISAATGLHVVATTGRHREAHYGPDHPMQVWGADRLAALFVSDLTRGMPADDAAVFEAPDVPLAAGPGAEPVRAGMLKGGADYWRISPFERTTLVAVARAHRETGAPVMVHLEFGTAAHEVLDLLEAEGVAADRVVLAHADRDPDPGLHVSLAERGAHLGYDGFARPRTRSDAELLALTVAVVERGAGDRILLGGDVARRTRYIAYGGMPGLAYLGDRYLPRLREAVGDDAVHRMLVTTPARFLALRP is encoded by the coding sequence ATGCCCGCCGTGCGGACCGTCCTCGGCGACATCGACCCGTCGCAGCTCGGGCGCGTGGACTACCACGAGCACCTGTTCCAGGTGTCACCGCTGCTGGTCGGGGACGAGCTCGACGACGAGGCCGCGTCCGGCGAGGAGGCCGGTCTGCTGCGGGCGAGCGGCTTCGAGGCCATGGTCGACGCCACGCCGTTCGGCCTGGGCCGCGGCCCCGCCGCCGTCGCCCGCATCAGCGCCGCGACCGGGCTGCATGTCGTCGCGACGACCGGCCGGCACCGCGAGGCCCACTACGGCCCCGACCACCCGATGCAGGTGTGGGGCGCCGACCGCCTGGCCGCCCTGTTCGTGTCCGACCTCACGCGCGGGATGCCGGCGGATGACGCCGCGGTGTTCGAGGCGCCAGACGTGCCCCTCGCCGCGGGCCCTGGAGCGGAGCCCGTGCGCGCCGGGATGCTGAAGGGCGGCGCCGACTACTGGCGCATCAGCCCGTTCGAGCGGACGACCCTGGTCGCCGTCGCCCGGGCGCACCGGGAGACGGGAGCGCCCGTCATGGTGCATCTGGAGTTCGGCACCGCGGCCCACGAGGTCCTCGACCTCCTGGAGGCCGAGGGGGTGGCAGCGGATCGCGTCGTCCTGGCCCACGCCGACCGTGACCCCGACCCCGGTCTGCACGTCTCGCTCGCCGAGCGCGGTGCCCACCTCGGCTACGACGGCTTCGCCAGGCCGCGCACCCGGTCCGACGCGGAGCTGCTGGCGCTCACGGTCGCCGTGGTGGAGCGCGGGGCCGGCGACCGGATCCTGCTCGGGGGCGACGTCGCCCGTCGCACCCGGTACATCGCCTACGGCGGCATGCCGGGTCTCGCCTACCTCGGCGACCGCTACCTCCCGCGACTCCGCGAAGCCGTCGGCGATGACGCGGTGCACCGGATGCTCGTCACGACGCCGGCGCGCTTCCTGGCCCTCCGCCCCTGA
- a CDS encoding putative quinol monooxygenase encodes MPEPTVLHAVFTAQPGAADRVAALLRDFAEVVRAEEGNIVFEAHRLVDDPDRFFVYEVYRDEDAFQAHLHAPAGVPFNAALQELIVEPTSILTFLRPL; translated from the coding sequence ATGCCCGAACCCACCGTCCTCCACGCCGTCTTCACCGCGCAGCCCGGGGCCGCCGACCGCGTCGCGGCACTGCTGCGGGACTTCGCCGAGGTCGTCCGCGCCGAGGAGGGCAACATCGTCTTCGAGGCCCACCGCCTCGTCGACGACCCCGACCGCTTCTTCGTCTACGAGGTCTACCGCGACGAGGACGCCTTCCAGGCCCATCTCCACGCACCCGCCGGCGTCCCCTTCAACGCCGCGCTCCAGGAACTCATCGTCGAGCCCACCTCGATCCTCACCTTCCTCCGCCCCCTCTGA